The proteins below come from a single Streptomyces spongiicola genomic window:
- a CDS encoding PucR family transcriptional regulator ligand-binding domain-containing protein, producing the protein MRLRALLETEALGLRLLGGDDELDRTVRGVMTTDLRDPSRYLSGGELVLTGLAWRRGADDSEPFVRILASAGVVGLAAGEAELAGIPDDLVLACERHRLPLFAVNEDVAFATITEHVVRQVSGERAGDLAAVVDRHRRLMTSGPAGGGPEVVLDLLGSDLDLRAWVLSPTGRRIAGAGEPLAPGAGAALAAEHLAATRTGRRGPHRATVGGTTYSLFPIRNTGRAAAPASRDVRETVLSDWLLAVEADAADWPAARLDLLQGVTQLIAVERDRRDAARTVRRRLAQEVLELVQTGAPPAEIAARLRVAAPVLLPGLGTAPHWQVVVARVDWDARGGSPVESGPAAQVLLEEILVDPADPGSETADRIAVAHTGTEAVALVPLPAAGAAGGSPDGEGHGGEGHAGPDGEGHAGPDDTGHAGEGRAGEGRAGGPEPGKDRTGLHADALLAAVRETLSAGLADDGRLTLGVSAAVHSAEGLRGALEEARHARRVAAARPGRVCAAGHHELASHVLLLPFVPDDVRRAFTARLLDPLRDYDRRHRAELIETLEAFLDCDGSWTRCANRLHLHVNTLRYRVGRIEQLTGRDLSRLEDKLDFFLALRMS; encoded by the coding sequence ATGCGGCTGCGCGCACTGCTGGAGACCGAGGCGCTGGGACTGCGGCTGCTCGGCGGCGACGACGAGCTGGACCGCACCGTCCGCGGTGTCATGACGACCGACCTGCGTGACCCGAGCCGCTACCTCTCGGGCGGTGAACTCGTGCTCACCGGGCTCGCCTGGCGGCGCGGCGCCGATGATTCCGAGCCTTTCGTACGCATTCTCGCAAGCGCGGGCGTCGTCGGACTGGCCGCGGGCGAGGCGGAACTCGCCGGCATCCCGGACGACCTGGTCCTGGCCTGCGAGCGGCACAGGCTGCCGCTCTTCGCCGTGAACGAGGACGTCGCGTTCGCGACGATCACCGAGCATGTGGTGCGCCAGGTGTCGGGAGAGCGGGCCGGTGACCTCGCCGCCGTGGTCGACCGCCACCGCCGGCTGATGACCTCGGGCCCTGCGGGCGGCGGCCCCGAGGTGGTGCTCGACCTCCTCGGCTCCGACCTGGACCTGCGCGCCTGGGTCCTCTCCCCGACCGGCCGCCGGATCGCGGGGGCCGGTGAGCCGCTGGCGCCCGGCGCCGGAGCCGCGCTGGCCGCCGAACATCTGGCCGCGACCCGCACGGGACGGCGCGGGCCGCACCGCGCGACGGTCGGCGGTACCACGTACTCGCTCTTCCCGATCCGGAACACGGGCCGGGCCGCCGCACCGGCCTCCCGGGACGTCCGGGAGACCGTGCTGTCCGACTGGCTGCTGGCCGTGGAGGCCGACGCGGCCGACTGGCCGGCCGCCCGGCTCGACCTGCTCCAGGGCGTCACCCAGCTGATCGCCGTCGAACGGGACCGGCGGGACGCGGCCCGCACCGTGCGGCGCCGCCTCGCCCAGGAGGTCCTGGAACTCGTCCAGACCGGCGCCCCGCCCGCCGAGATCGCCGCCAGGCTGAGGGTCGCCGCCCCCGTCCTGCTGCCGGGCCTCGGCACGGCGCCCCACTGGCAGGTCGTGGTGGCCCGCGTCGACTGGGACGCACGGGGCGGCTCTCCCGTCGAGAGCGGCCCGGCGGCCCAGGTGCTCCTGGAGGAGATCCTCGTAGACCCGGCGGACCCGGGCTCGGAGACCGCGGACCGGATCGCCGTCGCCCACACCGGCACGGAGGCCGTCGCACTCGTCCCGCTCCCGGCGGCCGGCGCCGCCGGGGGATCGCCGGACGGCGAGGGACACGGCGGTGAGGGGCACGCCGGGCCGGACGGCGAGGGACACGCCGGGCCGGACGACACAGGACACGCCGGGGAGGGGCGCGCCGGGGAGGGGCGCGCCGGAGGGCCGGAACCCGGCAAGGACCGCACCGGGCTGCACGCGGACGCCCTGCTCGCCGCCGTCCGCGAAACACTCTCCGCCGGGCTCGCCGACGACGGCCGCCTCACCCTCGGCGTCAGTGCCGCCGTCCACTCCGCGGAAGGGCTGCGCGGCGCCCTGGAGGAGGCCCGGCACGCCCGCCGCGTCGCCGCCGCACGCCCGGGCCGGGTGTGCGCGGCCGGCCATCACGAGCTGGCGTCCCACGTCCTGCTGCTGCCGTTCGTCCCCGACGACGTGCGCAGGGCCTTCACGGCCCGGCTGCTCGACCCGCTGCGCGACTACGACCGCCGCCACCGCGCCGAGCTGATCGAGACGCTCGAGGCCTTCCTGGACTGCGACGGTTCCTGGACACGCTGCGCGAACCGGCTCCATCTGCATGTGAACACGCTGCGCTACCGGGTGGGACGGATCGAGCAGCTCACGGGCCGGGACCTGTCGCGGCTGGAGGACAAGCTCGACTTCTTCCTGGCCCTGCGGATGAGCTGA
- a CDS encoding FAD binding domain-containing protein yields the protein MDFLRPASWEEALAAKAEHPAAVPIAGGTDIMVEINFDHRRPEHLLDLNRITELGEWEVGEESVRLGASVPYTRIMEDLRTELPGLALASHTVASPQIRNRGGVGGNLGTASPAGDAHPALLAAGAEVEAESVRGSRLIPIDAFYTGVKRNALAPDELIRAVHVRKADGPQQYSKVGTRNAMVIAVCAFGIALHPGTRTVRTGIGSAAPTPVRAEAAEEFLNAALEEGGFWDSGRIITPSVARQFAELASGACNPIDDVRGTARYRRHAVGVMARRTLGWTWEQYRGSGRTLEGAA from the coding sequence ATGGACTTCCTTCGCCCCGCCAGCTGGGAGGAGGCGCTCGCCGCGAAGGCCGAGCACCCCGCCGCTGTGCCCATCGCGGGTGGCACCGACATCATGGTCGAGATCAACTTCGACCACCGGCGGCCGGAGCACCTCCTTGACCTGAACCGCATCACCGAACTCGGCGAGTGGGAAGTGGGCGAGGAGAGCGTCCGGCTCGGCGCCTCCGTCCCGTACACGCGGATCATGGAAGACCTCCGGACCGAGCTGCCCGGTCTGGCGCTCGCCTCCCACACCGTCGCCTCGCCGCAGATCCGCAACCGCGGCGGCGTGGGCGGCAACCTGGGCACCGCGTCCCCCGCCGGCGACGCCCATCCGGCCCTGCTGGCCGCCGGCGCCGAGGTCGAGGCGGAGTCGGTGCGGGGGAGCAGGCTCATCCCGATCGACGCGTTCTACACCGGGGTGAAGCGCAACGCGCTCGCCCCGGACGAACTCATCAGGGCCGTCCACGTCAGGAAGGCGGACGGACCCCAGCAGTACTCGAAGGTCGGCACCCGCAACGCCATGGTCATCGCCGTGTGCGCCTTCGGTATCGCGCTGCACCCCGGGACCCGCACGGTGCGCACCGGCATCGGCTCCGCCGCGCCCACCCCGGTGCGCGCCGAGGCCGCCGAGGAGTTCCTCAACGCCGCGCTCGAGGAGGGCGGCTTCTGGGACAGCGGCAGGATCATCACTCCCTCGGTCGCCAGGCAGTTCGCGGAGCTCGCCTCCGGCGCCTGCAACCCGATCGACGACGTCCGCGGCACCGCGCGATACCGCAGGCACGCGGTCGGCGTCATGGCCCGGCGCACGCTCGGCTGGACCTGGGAGCAGTACCGCGGAAGCGGCCGCACGCTTGAAGGAGCTGCATGA
- a CDS encoding (2Fe-2S)-binding protein, with amino-acid sequence MRVNFTVNGRQQEADDVWEGESLLYVLRERLGLPGSKNACEQGECGSCTVRLDGVPVCACLVAAGQVEGREVVTVEGLADFARQRAEHGHGGCATGACGTPLQEARRWNAGGTDSQTGEGAELSPVQQAFIDAGAVQCGFCTPGLLVAADELLERNGSPSDADIREALSGNLCRCTGYEKILDAVRLAAARQGEAV; translated from the coding sequence ATGCGGGTGAATTTCACGGTCAACGGCCGTCAGCAGGAAGCCGACGACGTGTGGGAGGGCGAGAGCCTCCTCTACGTGCTCCGCGAGCGCCTGGGGCTGCCCGGTTCCAAGAACGCCTGCGAGCAGGGCGAGTGCGGTTCCTGCACGGTCCGCCTCGACGGCGTCCCGGTGTGCGCCTGCCTGGTCGCGGCCGGGCAGGTCGAGGGCCGCGAGGTCGTCACCGTCGAGGGCCTGGCGGACTTCGCCCGGCAGCGCGCCGAGCACGGACACGGCGGATGCGCCACGGGCGCCTGCGGCACGCCGCTTCAGGAGGCCCGGCGGTGGAACGCCGGCGGAACGGACTCGCAGACCGGCGAGGGCGCCGAACTGTCCCCCGTCCAGCAGGCGTTCATCGACGCGGGCGCCGTGCAGTGCGGCTTCTGCACCCCGGGCCTGCTGGTCGCCGCCGACGAACTGCTGGAGCGCAACGGCTCCCCGTCCGACGCGGACATCCGCGAGGCGCTCTCCGGCAACCTGTGCCGCTGCACCGGCTACGAGAAGATCCTCGACGCGGTCCGCCTCGCGGCCGCCCGCCAGGGAGAGGCGGTCTGA
- a CDS encoding xanthine dehydrogenase family protein molybdopterin-binding subunit: protein MAPDTRADAAPAGTPTKVTQGSQTRGGIGESTLRPDGTLKVTGEFAYSSDMWHEDMLWGQTLRSTVAHAEIRSIDVSEALAVPGVHAVLTYDDLPTDTRNYGLEIQDTPVLAHRKVRHHGEPVALVAADHPETARRAAAKIRIDYAELPLITDEASATAPGAVLVHEGRDDHHIGHVPHPNIVHRQPIVRGDAARARERADVIVEGEYVFGMQDQAFLGPESGLAVPGEDGGVDLYVATQWLHSDLRQIAPVLGLPEEKVRMTLSGVGGAFGGREDISMQIHACLLALRTGRPVKMVYNRFESFFGHVHRHPAKLYYEHGATRDGKLTHLKCRIVLDGGAYASASPAVVGNASSLSVGPYVVDDVDIEAIALYTNNPPCGAMRGFGAVQACFAYEAQMDRLAAELGMDPVEFRQLNAMEQGTIMPTGQPVDSPAPVAELLRRVKARPLPPERQWEIAGGEADVRALPGGLSNTTHGEGVVRGVGYAVGIKNVGFSEGFDDYSTARVRMEVVGGEPVATVHTAMAEVGQGGVTVHAQIARTELGVTRVTIHPADTRVGSAGSTSASRQTYVTGGAVKNSCELVRDKVLEIGRRRFGSHHPAWATAELLLEDGKVVTDAGEVLSDLVDVLQDEAVEVEAEWRHRPTEAFDLRTGQGNGHVQYSFAAHRAVVEVDTELGLVKVVELACAQDVGKALNPLSVVGQIQGGTTQGLGVAVMEEIIVDPKTAKVRNPSFTDYLIPTILDTPTIPVDVLELADEHAPYGLRGIGEAPTLSSTPAVLAAIRDATGLELNRTPVRPEHLTGT, encoded by the coding sequence ATGGCACCCGACACACGGGCCGACGCCGCCCCGGCCGGCACCCCCACCAAGGTCACCCAGGGCTCGCAGACCAGGGGCGGCATCGGCGAGTCCACCCTGCGCCCCGACGGCACCCTCAAGGTCACCGGCGAGTTCGCCTACTCCTCGGACATGTGGCACGAGGACATGCTGTGGGGCCAGACACTGCGCTCCACCGTCGCGCACGCCGAGATCCGCTCCATCGACGTCTCCGAGGCGCTGGCCGTGCCCGGCGTCCACGCGGTCCTCACCTACGACGACCTGCCCACGGACACGAGGAACTACGGACTGGAGATCCAGGACACGCCCGTCCTCGCGCACCGGAAGGTACGCCACCACGGCGAGCCGGTGGCCCTGGTCGCCGCAGACCACCCCGAGACCGCCCGCCGCGCCGCCGCCAAGATCAGGATCGACTACGCCGAGCTGCCGCTGATCACCGACGAGGCGTCGGCGACGGCCCCCGGCGCCGTCCTCGTCCACGAGGGCCGCGACGACCACCACATCGGCCACGTCCCGCACCCGAACATCGTGCACCGCCAGCCCATCGTCCGCGGCGACGCGGCCCGGGCCCGCGAGCGCGCCGACGTCATCGTCGAGGGCGAGTACGTCTTCGGCATGCAGGACCAGGCCTTCCTCGGCCCGGAGTCCGGGCTCGCCGTGCCCGGCGAGGACGGCGGTGTCGACCTGTACGTCGCCACCCAGTGGCTGCACTCCGACCTCCGCCAGATCGCCCCGGTCCTCGGCCTGCCCGAGGAGAAGGTGCGGATGACGCTCTCCGGCGTCGGCGGGGCCTTCGGCGGCCGCGAGGACATCTCCATGCAGATCCACGCCTGCCTCCTCGCGCTGCGCACCGGCAGGCCCGTGAAGATGGTCTACAACCGCTTCGAGTCCTTCTTCGGCCATGTGCACCGGCACCCGGCGAAGCTGTACTACGAGCACGGCGCCACCAGGGACGGCAAGCTCACCCATCTGAAGTGCCGGATCGTCCTGGACGGCGGCGCCTACGCGTCGGCGTCCCCGGCGGTCGTCGGCAACGCCTCCTCGCTCTCGGTCGGCCCGTACGTCGTCGACGACGTCGACATCGAGGCCATCGCCCTCTACACCAACAACCCGCCCTGCGGCGCGATGCGCGGCTTCGGCGCGGTGCAGGCGTGCTTCGCCTACGAGGCCCAGATGGACCGGCTCGCGGCGGAGCTGGGCATGGATCCGGTGGAGTTCCGGCAGCTCAACGCCATGGAGCAGGGCACGATCATGCCCACCGGGCAGCCGGTGGACTCCCCGGCGCCGGTCGCGGAACTGCTGCGCCGCGTCAAGGCCCGCCCGCTGCCGCCGGAGCGCCAGTGGGAGATCGCGGGCGGCGAGGCCGATGTGCGCGCCCTGCCCGGCGGACTGTCCAACACCACCCACGGCGAGGGCGTCGTCCGCGGCGTCGGCTACGCCGTCGGCATCAAGAACGTCGGCTTCTCCGAGGGGTTCGACGACTACTCGACGGCCAGGGTCCGCATGGAGGTCGTCGGCGGCGAGCCGGTCGCCACCGTGCACACCGCGATGGCGGAGGTCGGCCAGGGCGGTGTCACCGTCCACGCCCAGATCGCCCGCACCGAGCTGGGCGTCACCCGGGTGACCATCCACCCGGCCGACACCCGGGTCGGCTCCGCCGGATCCACCTCCGCCTCCCGCCAGACGTACGTCACCGGCGGCGCGGTGAAGAACTCCTGCGAGCTGGTCCGCGACAAGGTCCTGGAGATCGGCCGCCGCAGGTTCGGCTCCCACCACCCGGCCTGGGCCACCGCCGAACTGCTGCTCGAAGACGGCAAGGTCGTCACCGACGCCGGCGAGGTCCTCTCCGACCTGGTGGACGTGCTTCAGGACGAGGCCGTCGAGGTGGAGGCCGAGTGGCGGCACCGCCCGACCGAGGCCTTCGACCTGCGCACCGGCCAGGGCAACGGCCACGTCCAGTACTCCTTCGCGGCGCACCGCGCCGTCGTGGAGGTGGACACCGAACTCGGCCTGGTGAAGGTGGTCGAGCTGGCCTGCGCCCAGGACGTCGGCAAGGCGCTCAACCCGCTGTCCGTCGTCGGGCAGATCCAGGGCGGCACCACCCAGGGACTGGGCGTGGCCGTCATGGAGGAGATCATCGTCGACCCGAAGACCGCGAAGGTGCGCAACCCCTCCTTCACGGACTACCTGATCCCGACCATCCTCGACACCCCGACCATCCCGGTCGACGTGCTCGAACTCGCCGACGAGCACGCCCCGTACGGGCTCCGCGGCATCGGCGAGGCGCCGACCCTGTCCTCCACCCCGGCCGTCCTCGCGGCGATCCGCGACGCGACGGGCCTGGAACTCAACCGGACGCCGGTACGCCCGGAGCACCTCACCGGCACCTGA
- a CDS encoding NCS2 family permease: protein MTQSSVEPRTAAEDAGSGSRVPAGRSWLDRYFHISERGSTLAREVRGGITTFMAMAYILLLNPLILNGEDVAGNVLSQPGLITATAFAAAATTLLMGFVGKVPLALAAGLSVSGVLASQVVPQMTWPQAMAMCVMYGLVICLLAVTGMRELIMNAIPLALKHGITMGIGLFIALIGLVKAGFVGKGAEFGPPVTLGVGGELAGWPVLVFCFTLLLIFMLQARAIPGAILVGIAVGTVVAVAVHNIAGLDAKAWNMSPPELAGGAVSMPDFSLFGHVEFGGWGDIGVITVGFIVFTLVLAGFFDAMATIIGVGTEARLTDERGRLPGLSKALFIDGAGGAIGGVSGGSGQTVFVESATGVGEGARTGLASVVTGLFFAACLFFTPLTAIVPPQVASAALVVIGAMMMQNARHVDWADRAVAVPVFLTVVLMPFTYSITPGVAAGVISYVAIKVAQGRSREVGGFMWGLTAIFVVFFALNPIEGWLGVH from the coding sequence ATGACCCAGTCGTCAGTGGAGCCGAGAACCGCCGCTGAGGACGCCGGCTCCGGCTCGCGCGTCCCCGCCGGGCGGTCCTGGCTCGACCGGTACTTTCACATCTCCGAAAGAGGATCGACTCTCGCGCGCGAGGTGCGCGGCGGCATCACCACCTTCATGGCGATGGCGTACATCCTCCTGCTCAACCCCCTGATCCTCAACGGCGAGGACGTCGCGGGCAACGTCCTCAGCCAACCTGGGCTCATCACCGCGACCGCCTTCGCGGCCGCGGCGACCACCCTGCTGATGGGCTTCGTCGGCAAGGTCCCGCTCGCCCTCGCGGCCGGCCTGAGCGTCTCCGGCGTCCTCGCCTCGCAGGTCGTCCCCCAGATGACCTGGCCGCAGGCGATGGCCATGTGCGTGATGTACGGCCTGGTGATCTGCCTGCTGGCGGTCACCGGCATGCGCGAGCTGATCATGAACGCGATCCCGCTCGCACTCAAGCACGGCATCACCATGGGCATCGGCCTGTTCATCGCGCTGATCGGCCTGGTCAAGGCCGGATTCGTCGGCAAGGGCGCGGAGTTCGGCCCGCCCGTCACCCTCGGCGTCGGCGGCGAACTCGCCGGCTGGCCGGTACTGGTCTTCTGCTTCACCCTGCTGCTGATCTTCATGCTCCAGGCCCGTGCGATACCCGGCGCCATCCTCGTCGGCATCGCCGTCGGAACCGTCGTCGCGGTCGCCGTCCACAACATCGCCGGCCTCGACGCCAAGGCCTGGAACATGTCCCCGCCGGAACTCGCCGGCGGCGCCGTCTCCATGCCCGACTTCTCGCTCTTCGGGCACGTCGAGTTCGGCGGCTGGGGCGACATCGGCGTGATCACCGTCGGGTTCATCGTCTTCACCCTGGTGCTCGCCGGCTTCTTCGACGCGATGGCCACCATCATCGGCGTCGGCACGGAGGCCAGGCTGACCGACGAGCGCGGCCGGTTGCCGGGCCTGTCCAAGGCCCTCTTCATCGACGGCGCGGGCGGTGCGATCGGAGGTGTCTCCGGCGGCTCCGGGCAGACCGTGTTCGTCGAGTCCGCCACCGGCGTCGGCGAGGGCGCGCGGACCGGCCTCGCCTCGGTCGTCACCGGACTGTTCTTCGCCGCCTGCCTCTTCTTCACCCCGCTCACCGCGATCGTGCCGCCCCAGGTCGCCTCCGCGGCCCTGGTCGTCATCGGCGCGATGATGATGCAGAACGCCCGGCACGTGGACTGGGCAGACCGCGCCGTCGCCGTCCCGGTCTTCCTCACCGTCGTGCTGATGCCGTTCACGTACAGCATCACCCCCGGTGTCGCCGCGGGCGTCATCTCCTACGTCGCCATCAAGGTCGCCCAGGGCAGGTCCCGGGAGGTGGGCGGCTTCATGTGGGGCCTGACCGCGATCTTCGTCGTCTTCTTCGCCCTCAATCCGATCGAAGGCTGGCTGGGCGTCCACTGA